The Labrus bergylta chromosome 14, fLabBer1.1, whole genome shotgun sequence region aacaatacAAGAGCAACTCATCActtaaatgtgattaaatgCACCTTTAAACGGGAGAACGTTCTTCAAACATTCAtcatttaaaaccttttttttaattttttttatctgccttATCCCGGTTTAAAATCTGATTAAACCCACTTAACTCTTACTTTCAAATGATATATTTGTAGTAGAAAACATGTCACTTTTTCAATTTTAATTAGCACTTTAATATAAAAATCagaatgttgaatgttgaaaATCAGAAACGTTCTGATTTGTCTAATAAATTGATGATACTTAACtagagtagtgtgcaggatttctttcttttcagtttGCCATCCTACTTTATGAGTTAGTTGGATGTGCGTTCACTTCCTCAGTTTAAACCAGCTCATCTCTGATTTACATCGGATGATAAATAGTTAAATTGATTTTAATAAAGaccaaaaaggttaaaaaataaacatgtttaaaatattttccaaTATATTTGAACCTGTTTAAAATATGTTACAACCCAGTGACTaacaagttttttaaaaaacctgttCATAATTTGTGATCACAGTTTAACACCTTCTTCTAAACACGTAACTAAGTTGAAACTCAAAGGTAAAGCAATATAATGATGTTGTTTTAACAGGTTTAGAATAATCTAATTAAAAAGGAATCAGAGATAAACTGGCTTAAACCGGTTTTAgtctttttggtgtttttccATGTTAAATAACTCTAAACCCACTTAAAGTTTTACAATAAACTTAACAGTTATTTATCAGATGTAGAAAAAGGTTGAAGAAATTCACAACTAGTTAAgcttgtttcatttgtttatgACCACTTGACACTAGTTTAAAACCACTTGAATCCAGTTTCACTCTAAAAGGTTAAAGGGACAGAACATCtctttaatttaaagtgtttgatTTCTTGTTTAAGTCGATTTCAAAGTATTTTTGGGGACATAAACAGAAACTGGCTTTTGCTTTTATGCATCATACGTGCAGTCAGTTCACACACATTTACCTCTCCATCACGCCTCTCAGCAGCCTgcagggggagaggagggagggggaggcaCACAgcggaggggggaggaggaggaggagagagggaggagccacacaaaaagccaaaaaaacacagagtgggAAGAGGTGAAATGAAAAGCAGGAGGCAACACGTTCACAACACGATCACAAACCTACAGTGGAAGCAAGCACAGTGAGGCGCAACTACTGAAACAAGCAGACGGTTTCCACGGTAACTGACActgacaacaggaagtgagaggACGTAGCAGGAAGCTGAGGCGAAGACGCACCAACATGGAGTCACGATCAGGATTTATTGAACTTATAATGTAATAAAATTACAACGCAGctcttgttttcctctttcctgtaCTGAGGTTACACCTTCAACCaacaattattttaatgatttcttCATCTACTGAACATTTGATCAATACATTCATTGTTTTGTTCATTAAGTGTCAGACgatgttaaacagtttgttataAATGTCCAGATTTTGgattcattttgatgaaaagcAACACAATTAAGACAAGGAAACGGCGACATCTACAGGACACAGATAGGCAAcgaacaggaagtgatgtcattagTGTATggaatgaaaatgtgtgtgtgtgtgtgtgtcttacgcTCCACGTGAGACCACCAGCTTCACTTTGACTCTGTAGGACACCAGGATCCCCAGGACCTCCTTGTTGGTGACATCCTTCACTCTGAAACACAGAGTGACTTAGATTACGTGACTGCACATCTGTATAGCAcatctgtactgtgtgtgtgtgtgtgtgtgtgtgtgtgtgtgtgtgtgtgtgtgtgtgtgtgtgtgtgtgtgtgtgtgtgtgtgtgtgtgtgcttacatGGTTGAAGAGGCCAGGTTGGTGTCTTCATGTTTGAGTTTTCCATCGAGAGCGAGTCCTCTCTTCTCTCGGTTCTTGTCGAGCGTCGGGGTCAGAGTGTAGACCTTACAGAAGGTGGAACTGGACGACACCTGGTCACTATGGAGACCACACactgctgtcaatcaaactgttCAGATTAATCCCCGTATACCAGGTGTCAGTAGAAAGAAGTTTACCAGCTGCTCTGGTTTGAAGAGTAAACATCAACTTTAAACTGTTAAGCCATGTTACTGCTGCttcaaacagatatttaaacCAGTTGGAGTCTCAAGCTCATCTCGattaaacaggttttttttaatttacaagtTTATGATTCgaaaactgtttaaaaagctCATCTCCAGTAGATCTCACATATTAGAGAGAAGGAAACTATTGAAGCAGactaaaacatgatgaaaaccTAAAAATGTGTTCAAGGTTCCACCAATCAGGGCATACGGGAGAGAAAAGTTTCAaccaatcaaaaacacaaataaatcatcTCTTCAGGCCGGGTAAAGCTCATATATTAACTTCAAACTGGTTTGACTGGGCTGCTGTTAACAGGGTTAAACTGGTTATTAAAAGCCACTTTAAGCTTCAAATGAAGTGGACCTGTTCTTTGAATCTGTGTATCTCTTGATGTTTATATAGAACttacaaaacaggaaacattttctgaaTGTGGGTTTGGAGAGGCTTTGACCTTAATCAAATCAGATACCCACTTTAAACTCACTCTGAACTATCACTTCTTTAAGCCCCTTTTTCGACCAGTTCAAACTGGTTTAAACCCAGTTTACCTCTAGTTTAAAGTCATTTATTGTTAGTTTGAACAGTTGTAAACCATTATTGTtgtttaaaatcagttaaaaccagtttaaataactAAAACTAATTTATATAAATATCACTCCAGTATATAAAAATGTCTGTAGAATTCCTCATAAGCAGAGTTCTGTTGATCCATGATTTTAACCAATAAATATTGAACTAGGTTAAGACCTCCATGAAAACCACAGGTGGAGATTTTTCTACTGGGATTTCTGGGAGACATTACACTGGGACTTACTCTGCCTCCTGTTGGGCCACTGGACATTTGTACTGGGCAGTGCTGAACAGGCAGATGTCTGCATACTGACGCactgcagacacagagacaaagttaaaATTCAAGACATCTAacaacagtattttttttattttattttttaaatcaaagaatcaaaaacagaaatcattCATCAGGTTTGAATCtaaatgagagagaaaaaaaaacacattcaaaccaaAAATCCAGAGATTATACTGCCTGTCGCTGgttgtgaaaatgatgaaaacaaacagcaggtggAGCTAATACTCAAGATGTTTTCATCAAACCGTCTcagagtaaaaaagaaaacaaaaggaggagaaagaaagaagaagcagaaagaggaagaagaattATTTACCTGAGATCTTGACTCTTTTGACCGTCTTGGTGGAGTTGTTGGTGACGTGAACGTTGACGCTGATGGGCTCTCCGTGATAATACAGCTACACGCAAAGCATCATGggagagaaaaatatttattagtgttatcaaaacatgttttaaggaGAATGTGTTCATTTCAAAGTACAGAGGTGATCATACAGctatccctgtgtgtgtgtgtgtgtgtgtacctctttGTCCAGAGACGCCTCCAGGTGTAGGGATCTGTCAGACATCAGGAAGTTTCGGGTCGTCTCCACCATGGGCTGAGGACCGGGTTTCTCTGGAGCGTACTGAACCTTCCTGATCACCAGACGCACTGagtttctgaaaaacaaacgACACTTCATACACATTCCACATGTGGTGTGAAACCTCTTAACACCATATACATGTGTTTAAATCAGTCCATATCATTTTTTATAAACGGGTTTAAAATCCAATTCAGAACAGTTTAAACTCAAATCACTGAATTTCTTTCTGGTTCAAATCAGTCAAACTCTAAAGTTTAGTCTAGTTTAAACCTGCTTAAACCACCTCATCTATATCTATATTCATactggccctcacttatcaaacgtacgtacggctgaaaaatgggtgtacggtcatttccacgcaaagttcggcacttatcaatttggacgtgagcggagggttACGCTCAAATCTCACGacaggtctcagttcgtgtacgcacgttttcaactcagtgtgcaGCGAATGTGTCTGTTGGAGAATCATATCAtactataacagtgcttgttaagatggatagatagaggttcacagatttactgttagataagatatctaaaatgtattttatattacgcttcACCTCTAAtgatctctgtaggctacattgctttttaaataatgttgagcagcgcgAGCTGTCGGGTGATGTGTGGAGCTGTGttatattttatgtattttttttacattttatgattttttttacatattatgtttgtttaatcaatttactttttttttttttttaaagattagagaggctgctttcggtAATTAGTACATGCTAAACATTCacgctgcagaaaatactgagacaaattaaaacagaaaaactacaaacagttcatttaaaaaggacataaaaacttccagagatactaaatacaacttttagccactgaaatatgaaatatttaggaATACAGAACATTAGCTCATAACtaatcggtatgtccggagattagaataataaatacgctgatgtgccacgtgcgtaattgcgcacagcagacgcaCATAGGCCAGagactacatgtgacataataacaaataaagaaatccatgggctgtaagacggagtcaggaccttcttgTGTTAAATTCTtctgtttggaaagaaggctaatcggatgagaagtgcacattgcacagcgtttgGTCAAACACTTcattcatgtgatgcaggacgtttcaggtttctcttctcttttaaagccTCATTAatgggggcgcgctggtggcgcaatggttagggcgcgcgtcccatgtgttgagactctcgcctccacccgtggcccctttctgcatgccattccccgctctctctccctggtttccgactctatccactgtcctatctctgcattaaaggcacgaaaagcccaaaaaataaatctttaaagtctCATTAATGGCGAGCACGGAGCCGATTTGTGCAGCCGACGTTATCCaacacagatgcaggttcgcctgcaccacttgtgtctgatattgaggctgaaccgatgaagGAAGCCACGGCTGGCGTCCTCCGGTCCGggtgctgcttcttttaagacccgcTACACTAGGATACATTGTCGCGATCgtttggtctgaccaggtttttttaatatcacatCATATCAACATATCACAGAGCTTTAATCCAACATTTCAGGCTGCCAGACAACacaatgttattcctctttacttgtctctgttatggtgtcactcaggtcatatctcgtttctcttcttttccgTATTAAGTATCTCCAGCTGCGAGGACAGCTGAGCCGTGAATATataggggcgtggtatttaaatgacgatcgtttccagGCGCCACACTTAGCATACGCATGACCGGGTGTTGATGTGATCAGCCAGATATgcacgtttcataggtcccacgtggaccTTGTCGTGCGATGATCTCTACACCCATACCTGCGCTGGTTTGTACACCAGATTGTTAAGTGAGGGCCAATGAACCCtgttttaagtttatttaaactcactgaaaaacagtttttctctgtTCTAAAGAACATTTGACTCAATTCACTAGGTTATAGGAAGATCATTTCATCAGTTTGTGATTCGAGTCTGACTGCTAAAACTGAAACAAGAACTAAGGTCACATCTGACAATTCACTTCCAAATCAGTTTTTCTGGTCGTTATTTTCTCTATTCATTTTTAGTTTATAAAtgtcaaaaataacaaacaaaaatgtattaatgtcACACTCTAGTTTGGTtccactgtaaaaaaacaaaaaaaacaaaaacaaaacttaatttatttaattattttttcaaataggacaatgaaaaactacaaatcctCGAACCTCAGAGgccacaaaacaaagaaatacaagaaaaaaatgcCGAAAAAGTAAATAATTCGCTCTGATCAGAACTATAAACCTTTGACAGGCTCAGGATATTAACAAAGTTTAAAACCTCGTGATTTTTCAGATTGATTCATtacttgtttatttaacagggacacatgcagTAAACATTGCTTCACAAGTTAAATACAAAGTCAATGTCATGCATAAAAGTTTCAAGCCTTGGCTAATTTGAAACCCCTGTCCCTGGCTAGGCTTTTATGATTAAAACTGAATTATTAGACTAAACTGTTTTAGATTCAGATGTGTTCATGATGaaactgtgtgtgagtgtcatGTTTCAGACCCTCTGTGGtctcattcaaacacacacaaaccctctcAACAGGACTTCTGCAGGTGTGAACTCACCTCTTGTGAATCTTCTCTTCTATCGACTTGGCACAGAAAGCTCTGATCTCAAAGTCGACACCGCAggcctgcaggggggggggggggagagagagagagagcctgaaTCAGTCAACACAGCCTGACACTACAGATACTAATGCTTTAATCTTATtcaacttaaaaacacacaaagactcaatCTCCTGTTTAAGTGTAGCTTGTGTGCATTTGTTACCTTCCCAGTGTCCTCTGGGCCGGGCTGTAAAGTGACTGAACAGGGGAGGTTCTGAGGAATCTGAAATCAAACACAGTTTGTTCATTCAACAGGTTTACCTTTACTCTTTATtcagtctttgttttctctgtgatCAAAGCTTGCGTCTTCAGTCTAacggctgaaaaaaaaaaaactagttctGCATCATTATGTGGTCCTTTTTGGCCAAAAAGTCC contains the following coding sequences:
- the LOC109995255 gene encoding arrestin red cell isoform X1 translates to MGDKAGTRVFKKSSPNCKVTVYLGKRDFVDHLDHVDPVDGVILVDPEYLKDRKVFVTLTCAFRYGREDLDVLGLSFRKDLYISTFQAFPPVPEERKPNSRLQERLLKKLGQHAHPFYFTIPQNLPCSVTLQPGPEDTGKACGVDFEIRAFCAKSIEEKIHKRNSVRLVIRKVQYAPEKPGPQPMVETTRNFLMSDRSLHLEASLDKELYYHGEPISVNVHVTNNSTKTVKRVKISVRQYADICLFSTAQYKCPVAQQEADDQVSSSSTFCKVYTLTPTLDKNREKRGLALDGKLKHEDTNLASSTIVKDVTNKEVLGILVSYRVKVKLVVSRGALLRGVMERDVSVELPFILMHPKPVEPPVSRPQSAVPEMDPPIDTNLIEFDTNSISQDDDFVFEDFARLRLKGAVDDKDEDC
- the LOC109995255 gene encoding arrestin red cell isoform X3: MGDKAGTRVFKKSSPNCKVTVYLGKRDFVDHLDHVDPVDGVILVDPEYLKDRKVFVTLTCAFRYGREDLDVLGLSFRKDLYISTFQAFPPVPEERKPNSRLQERLLKKLGQHAHPFYFTIPQNLPCSVTLQPGPEDTGKACGVDFEIRAFCAKSIEEKIHKRNSVRLVIRKVQYAPEKPGPQPMVETTRNFLMSDRSLHLEASLDKELYYHGEPISVNVHVTNNSTKTVKRVKISVRQYADICLFSTAQYKCPVAQQEADDQVSSSSTFCKVYTLTPTLDKNREKRGLALDGKLKHEDTNLASSTIVKDVTNKEVLGILVSYRVKVKLVVSRGADVSVELPFILMHPKPVEPPVSRPQSAVPEMDPPIDTNLIEFDTNSISQDDDFVFEDFARLRLKGAVDDKDEDC
- the LOC109995255 gene encoding arrestin red cell isoform X5: MGDKAGTRVFKKSSPNCKVTVYLGKRDFVDHLDHVDPVDGVILVDPEYLKDRKVFVTLTCAFRYGREDLDVLGLSFRKDLYISTFQAFPPVPEERKPNSRLQERLLKKLGQHAHPFYFTIPQNLPCSVTLQPGPEDTGKACGVDFEIRAFCAKSIEEKIHKRNSVRLVIRKVQYAPEKPGPQPMVETTRNFLMSDRSLHLEASLDKELYYHGEPISVNVHVTNNSTKTVKRVKISVRQYADICLFSTAQYKCPVAQQEADDQVSSSSTFCKVYTLTPTLDKNREKRGLALDGKLKHEDTNLASSTIVKDVTNKEVLGILVSYRVKVKLVVSRGAFLLRPLTSCCQCQLPWKPSACFSSCASLCLLPL
- the LOC109995255 gene encoding arrestin red cell isoform X2, producing MGDKAGTRVFKKSSPNCKVTVYLGKRDFVDHLDHVDPVDGVILVDPEYLKDRKVFVTLTCAFRYGREDLDVLGLSFRKDLYISTFQAFPPVPEERKPNSRLQERLLKKLGQHAHPFYFTIPQNLPCSVTLQPGPEDTGKACGVDFEIRAFCAKSIEEKIHKRNSVRLVIRKVQYAPEKPGPQPMVETTRNFLMSDRSLHLEASLDKELYYHGEPISVNVHVTNNSTKTVKRVKISVRQYADICLFSTAQYKCPVAQQEADDQVSSSSTFCKVYTLTPTLDKNREKRGLALDGKLKHEDTNLASSTIVKDVTNKEVLGILVSYRVKVKLVVSRGALLRGVMERDVSVELPFILMHPKPVEPPVSRPQSAVPEMDPPIDTNLIEFDTNISQDDDFVFEDFARLRLKGAVDDKDEDC
- the LOC109995255 gene encoding arrestin red cell isoform X4, with translation MGDKAGTRVFKKSSPNCKVTVYLGKRDFVDHLDHVDPVDGVILVDPEYLKDRKVFVTLTCAFRYGREDLDVLGLSFRKDLYISTFQAFPPVPEERKPNSRLQERLLKKLGQHAHPFYFTIPQNLPCSVTLQPGPEDTGKACGVDFEIRAFCAKSIEEKIHKRNSVRLVIRKVQYAPEKPGPQPMVETTRNFLMSDRSLHLEASLDKELYYHGEPISVNVHVTNNSTKTVKRVKISVRQYADICLFSTAQYKCPVAQQEADDQVSSSSTFCKVYTLTPTLDKNREKRGLALDGKLKHEDTNLASSTIVKDVTNKEVLGILVSYRVKVKLVVSRGADVSVELPFILMHPKPVEPPVSRPQSAVPEMDPPIDTNLIEFDTNISQDDDFVFEDFARLRLKGAVDDKDEDC